GAGGATTGACCCAATACCCCCAGGCGCGTCTGTCGAGGCAGCAAGCTCCCACGTGTTGTTTATGACATCAATTGTTAGAAAATAATTCAGACTGGTGGCGTTTGCTACTTTCGCAGAAAATGCGGTCACATAAATAATCGCGCAAAGAACCGTGGCACAACCTGGCTTGGTCATATCGCCCCCTTTGGTGAGCTTGAATTGGGCTCACTTTGAGAAACTAGAGAAAGAAAACACAAATCCAATTTGCATCCCTCTCTAGCGTGGAAACCACCGCAGCCAAGATATCGAGAAGGATCTGTTTCGTCAATCCCAGAGTGATCCTGTACAAAACCGACGACCTTGGAAATAGACAGATGGCGCGTGATACAAAAATAATGCGAACCTCAAATCGTTGGCGGGAACAGACGAAACGAACAAATCCAGCCGGCTTGATTGCCAACCGCACCGGCGACGGGCTGGCGGGTAGTGTCCGTCAAGGCGCGCACATTTGATTTTGGGCTTGGTCCTGCGCTGGTGGGTTAGCGGCTTCCTGTACGAAAACAATGACAACCTTGGAAATGGACAGATGGACGGTTATTGCATGACGATGGAGAACGGCCGCGATCGTAGTTTGATCAGGCCGATGAGGGGGACAAACTGAGCAAAACCCGCGTGGTACAAAAACGATGCGAACGTCAAATCGTTGACAGGAACAGACGAAACTAACAAATCCCGTCGGCTTTTTGCCAACCGAACTGGCGATTGGTCGGCTGACGATGCGGGCAAGGATTGTGAAACCGGCCACGAAAGCGGCCACGGCGCGGACCATTCTCGCCAAAAAGCTCTTTGACAACCGAATCGACTAAGGTCGCTTCGCGGTGGAAGTGTTTGAGCAACCCGCCGAGGCGAGTCTCGCGTTTGATGTCGGCGAGCGAACCATCCTGGTTAAATGCTCCCCGATCTGGGCGAGAATCGCGCTGTGGCAATCTTTCTATACAACGATACGGGCCTGAAATCGGGTGGGGACGATCATAGGCAGTCCGGCCCGATTGCGAAAGGCGCCGCTCCATGTGGTCCGTCGATCGATCCGTGTTGGTGGTCCGCCCGCGGCAGCCGTATCTGGATTGGGTCCACTCGCTGGATGAGGGGAGTACACAATCGGTGCTCGCGCGAGCGTTCTCTGACCGGTCGTTTTTCTCGCCGTTTGGAAAAACAACCCGCCGCTTAACAGCGGCGCGATTTTTTGTGTTAACCGGACAAGCAGAGTTTCGCTACCGGTTGCGTTCGTTTGAGGAGTGACCGAAAGGGTCTCGAACTCAGCAGCTTCTTGCCAGGAAACAGCTTCTGAGTTTCGCGAAAGAGAGAATTGTTACGAAGAGGGTTGTGTACAGGGAGCCCAAATATCCAATCCCTCGCCTCTTGACAGGTACATATACATGCGATAACATGGACAGGCAAGCACCATCGCTGGCGCGGCCCGCCGTGCCGAACGGCACGCGGTGGCCGACGATCTTTGACAATTTAATCTCCGTACATCGCAGCCCGCGGCCACCGCCCGGCCGTGTCGCAGTTCGTTCAGGGCTTATCGCTCGACGGCTTCAATGCCCACACTGCACCGCTGCATGATTTCGCCGATGGACGCCCGCACGATTCATAAAACATCCAGCATTCAGGATCGATTATCCAGCATCCACCCCCTTATTTTCCATCGACCCTCGCCACCCCTCAAACTTCATAAACACCCGTAAATTCCCGATCCATTTCGCTTCCACCCAACGATTTTATGCGCACCCCCCCGGAAATGAACCGGAAACGAATTCCGCGAAAATCTTCGCGGCACTCGGGAAAAACCGCACTTCTCCTGCTCCTTCATTTCCACCACAAAAATTATTTTCCGAAATCGCACGATGGCACCAAACGCAAATTCCCCGAGATAAACCCACAGGAGAACGAATAGCACCGTTTCAGCCGCTCGCCGCTCGCCATTCACCATTGTTCCGCGCAGGTCTCCGATGACTCGACCAACAGGCTTGTGGATAGACACGTGGCACGGTCGCCCAGACGCGCGCAACAACTGGAAGGCAACCATAGGAAGGCACTGGTCATCAAATCCTAATTTGCAGGAGTCGCCTAGCGATTGCTTACTTTGAGTTCGTATGTTCGCGGCTGCAATTCGCGAATCCAGATATTACGAAACTTCACCGGGTTGCCGTGGTTCTGCAACTGAAGCGGCGCTCGCTCGGGATGGGGCGTATAGTGCGGCGGCGCTTCCCAAAAGGTGCTGCCCTCCAACTCTGTATGGTTCTGTACAAGGACTCCGTTTTGCAACACCGTCACATAGGCCGGCCGCGTCAGATTGCCTGCGCCATCGAATCGCGGGCTTTCGAAGACGATGTCGTAGGTTTGCCACTCGCCGGGCTTGCGGCAGGCGTTCACCAGCGGCGGATACTGCTTATAGATCGCGGCGCATTGGCCGTCGAAATAGGTCTTGCTGTCGTACGAGTCGAGGACTTGCACTTCGTAGCGACCCAGCAGATAGATGCCACTGTTGCCCCGGCCTTGGCCTTCCCCCTTAACCTCGCGCGGCGTGGCAAATTCCACGTGCAATTGGCAATCGCCGAACGATTGCTTCGTTTCAATGCTATGGCTGCCGCCGATCGTGACCGAACCGTCTTGGACAAGCCAGTTTTCGGCGTGGTTCCATGCCGACATGTTTTTGCCGTCCAGCAACACGATCGCGTCCGACGGCGGACCGCCCGGCGGACCTGGATCGACAATCTTCGGCTCCGGCCAGATTTTGTTCGACACCCATTCCGTCGCGGCATAGAGCCCCGTCGTCAGCGA
This Pirellulales bacterium DNA region includes the following protein-coding sequences:
- a CDS encoding DUF1080 domain-containing protein, translated to MIRRLRFRQRLVLLIGILCSLTTGLYAATEWVSNKIWPEPKIVDPGPPGGPPSDAIVLLDGKNMSAWNHAENWLVQDGSVTIGGSHSIETKQSFGDCQLHVEFATPREVKGEGQGRGNSGIYLLGRYEVQVLDSYDSKTYFDGQCAAIYKQYPPLVNACRKPGEWQTYDIVFESPRFDGAGNLTRPAYVTVLQNGVLVQNHTELEGSTFWEAPPHYTPHPERAPLQLQNHGNPVKFRNIWIRELQPRTYELKVSNR